agaatatatttcatattgatgacagctttgtacactcaaagggtggctactttgaggaatctcaaaaATACATAGTATtgtattttgtttaacactttatttggttactaaatgattccatatgtgcgtttttcatagttttgatgtcttcactattattctacaatgtagaacatagtaaaaaataaagaaaaaccctggaatgagtagatgtgtccaaacttttgactggtactgtacatgagaGCAGAAGTGGACATTCCAACCTCAGTGACGTTGTGGCTGCTTGCTTTAGGAAGAATGCCCAGTCAGCTGTTTGTGTGCACATGTGGCCCCTCTGTGTATGTTGCTGACTCAGTGTATTGCGTTTGTATGGAGTGGTGTGTGTCAGTTCATCTGTCCAGGAAACTACATGCCTGTGTGttttccttcctctactctccaaGCCTGTTTAGCCCTACGAACCCTACAGCTCTACCCAGGCCCTGTTAACAGCAGACAGATTTGATTGATGGTGGAAGGCCCAATGGCCATACCCACCGCTAACACTAACAGAGCTGCCAACTGAAATGCATGGATTGGATGTTGATATaatggagaccagagagagaggtggataaaaaaatatatattttacctttatttgaaTAGGCAAGTCAGtgtagaacaaattcttatatacaatgatggccaaacccggacgacgctgggccaattgtgcaccgcccgatgggactcacaatcacggcTGGAttggaaccagggactgtagtgacgcctcttgcattgagatgcagtgccttagacccctttGCCACTCACCACTTAGGTCAATAATAAAACGGGCATAGGGACATTACTGTTGATGTGATGTTTTATCATTAAATGGATGTGTTTTAAGTTTGAAATGTAAGTTCTGAGAGCTGGTTCCTCTGTCATCTGGTTGTAATGATCTcttgtctgctcctctctctcaggaccAACTGGCTGCAGACATGTACAGTTTCTTCTCAAAGGAAGGGGACTATGCCCGCTACTATGTAATGgtgggtgtttgtgtgcatgtgtgggaaTGTTCACAGCTGTAGATTGACTGGGTGAGCAGTTCATTTTTAAGTCCTCATTGTTGATGATTAACACTCTCCCTCTAccatctctctgcccccctccaaTGTTCTGTTGTGTTCCCAGCTCTTAGAGGCCCAAGCTGATTATCATAGAAAATCTCTGACTGTGCTGGAGAGTGTCCTGCCAACCATCCAAGCACAGCAAGGTATACTACACTCCTGACCCCCCCCAAAACCCTCCGACAGCCAGGTGCAGTACAACACAGTCTTCCTCTCCCCGTGCTGGTTGAACATGCCCAGAAGTTATCCTCCTCCAATCCTAGCCTTAACCATGATGGAAGGAAATGCAGTACTACGTCAAATTTGTCTAGAGACAACTTCATTGTACTCCCCCCTAAAACCTCTCGCAGCAAGATACAGTCCattcggaaaagtattcagaactGTGGCTAGAGGGGGGTATGGTGGAGAGGTATAGATTTTTTTGGAAGGATGTAAGGATTGGTCTGTATAgtgcatttgggaagtattcagaccccttgactttttccacattttgttacgttagacttattctaaaatggattacattgttttttccccctcatcaatctacagacaataccccataatgacaaagcaaaaaaaaaaaacgttttttattttttgcagctgtattaaaaatgtaaaactgaaatatcacatttacacaagtattcacaccttttactcagtacttttgttgaagcacctttggcagctattacagccttgagtcttcttgggtaggatgctataagcttggcacacctgtatttgggaagtttctcccattcctctctgcagatcctctcaagctctttcaggttggatggggagcattgctgcacagctattgtcaggtctcttcagagatgttcgatcgggttcaagtccgggctctggctggtccactcaatgacattcagagacttctcctgaagccattcctgtgttgtctttgctgtgtgcttagggtcgttgtcctgttggaaggtgaaccttcaccccactctgaggtcctgagcaggttttcatcaaggatctctctgtactttgctccattcatctttccctcaatcatgactagtctcccagtccctgctgctgaaaaacatccccacagcatgatgctgccaccaccaccatgcttcactgtagggatggtgcccggttttctccagacgtgacgcttggcattcaggccaaagagtttaatcttggtttcatcagaccagaaaatattgtttctcatgttctgagaatcctgtcatgtgccttttactgaggagtggcttccgtctggcgactctaccataaaggcctgattggtggagtgctgcaaagatgattgtccttctggaaggttctcccatctccacagataaactctggagctctgtcagtgaccatcaggttcttggtcatgtCCCTGgcgaaggcccttctcccccgattgctcagtttggccgagcggccatttctaggaagagttttggtggttccaaacttcttccagaaTGAAGAATGaaggaagccactgtgttcttggggaccttcaatgttacagaaatgttttggtacccttctccagatcgacacagtcctgtcttggCGCTCTACGGtcagttccttcgacctcatggcttggtttttgctctgacatgctctgccttgcactgtcaactgtggggaccttatagacaggtgtgccttttctaaatcatgtccaatcaactgaatttaccacaggtggactccaagttgtagaaacatctcaaggataatcctTGGAAACgagacgcacctgagctcaattttgagtctcatagcaaagggtctgaatgcttacataaaaaatatatttcagttttttatttttaatacatttgcagatatttcttaacctgttttcgctttgtcattatggggtattgtgtgtagattgatgagggaaaaaaatgactattttttagaataaggctgtaatgtaacaaaatgtggaaaaagtcaaggggtccgaatactttccgaatgcactgtacagacCAATCCTCACATCCTTCCAAAAAACACTTTCTCTCTCCAACCCACCCCCCTCTAGCCACAGGCTCTTTTTCTCTACTTCAGGCTCATAAAGGTTTAACTGAGCGTGATACAGGAACTCTGTCCAGTATATTATGGTGTTATTGTTAAATTAGGCTGAAGTCTTAAAAGGAAACATCCACCCAAAAGCACCAATTCTTTATAATTTGCAGTGTTAAAAATAACACTACGCGAGAACATTTTGTTATTATAAGGTTGGTAGCAACGTGAAATGTTGATGTCTTTTGCAGGTCAAGTCGACTACAAAACCCACAGTACAATGCTCTCTCtatgggctggctggctagctagcaaatgtaGCTACACACAACAATATTGAAGTCAATATCAGCATATGAAGTAGCTAGTTGTCTGTAAAATCGCttaaacaaactgcactatcaatttaggggtctacaatctcaccatgttcaaccaCAGATCGTGTGCCTCGCCTCGCCTAGCGGAGTGGTCCGCAACAGCAGCATGCCTGTGCACCCTGGACTGAAGAAGCAGAAAAATAGCAGAAATGTGGTGGACCCTCTGTTAAATTATACATTTCTCGAGGTAGGAATATCGcaaaaaatatgatcaatggctcattcAAGAGAGAACAACATCCTGGGTTTTGACATTGGCCAGTATTGAAATTTGACATGTGTGAGATACATTTTCGCGATTTAAAATGAATCGAACGTATTAAAGAATGACATACCAAAGCCGTTCAAAGGGTTTGGTTAACTCTTCAGATTCCTCGGGTCTCCACGGAATTAGGTGAATCCGCTTTCAGTTTCCACGCTCCAAATGTTTGGAATCAGTTACAAAAAGAATGACATTTGGATTCCCTGGTTCCACTAAGGCAGTTTATAACCTTCACGATAAATGAGTTCAACGAGGTGTGCAATTGTTTTGATTGATTTGAATAACTTGTTTATGATGGCTGATGTTCTAATGTACTTTTTTATTGTgtcttatatatttttttgcattttactTTATGGTCTCAGGACACCATTGAAAATGAGGTCCTGGTCTCAATTGGTCTTCCatgatttaataaaaaataaaacaaatgctaCGCCATACTGGCTATATTTCTGCCAGCGTGAACGGCAAgagctcagatacacatgaaaacggAATGACCCCCAGAATGGATAGAACATGGTTTAGAGATGCCCAAAAACAATACACCCATTTTGAACGTTATATCTTTCCTTTAATGTCTCCTTTATTTCCCCCTGACGGCCTGTCTACAGCTGTTAGCATCTTGGTTATTTGTTAGACCATTTCAATCACTTATACGTATATTAAAATGCCACATCAACCATCTCTCAGTCAAAGTAATTGCTTATTATTCTCAATGATGGCTGAATGCAACTGGCAGGCTCTGTCAAATATAGAGAATTGCTTATTGTTTCTGTAGGACTGAAAAggattacagggaagacattttATGTTGGTGCCTCCACTCTCTTTTTGGTATGGGCatcctcactccctcttctccctctctgtggtTGTGAAGCTGTGTCCTGTTCGCTTGTTTTTATCTAGTAAACCGAACACATTTGGTCTAAATCAGACGGCCTTGCTCTCAGCATGTAGGTTATGATGACTcaaagtccaacactatttacaGCTCGCGTCAGACCTACCTGGGCTTTCCTTTCCACAGAGTGGGAACACATACCATGGATGGAGACCATGTGGTTATTCGTTACAGCTGGCTTTATTAGAGGAGGGAGTGACTGATGGTTGACCAGAGGGGACATTGTTGACCTATAAATCTACCATTCCCAGGCCTCCTAACCTCTCATCCACACACTGCTCTTCCTGGGGTGACTACctaccgccctctctctctgcagacccGTAACAACTGTAGTGTTGTTACCACCATGCTTAGTGCTACCATTCTCTCTCCACcacgctctcgctctcccttcagACTCGTGGACGGAGAAGCCAGCGTTTGGGACGGGGCTGGAGGAGCATCTGAAGAGGAGTAGCAGAGAGATCGCTCTGCCCTTAGAGGCCTGCGTCATGATGCTGCTGGAGACTGgcatgaaggaggaggtagggagatggagggaagcaTTGGCTGGAGGGGGGATGAGTGGATCATAGTAAGATGAGGACTGAAATGTAATTATGGATGGGTGGAATAATAGGATGGAGGAAATGGATTGAACATTTTTGTCAAAAGTGGACCCAAATACAAAACACAAAATGCACTTAAACTGGTCCTAAACATAATTGAACCCATcaatttgaaatgtttacaaaaatgAACATGAGGAGAGACGGGACAAAAACATTGAAATCTGTTGCAATGTTCAAAGTTCTTTTCACTTATTAGAAATGTCAGCAATTATTCTGTAATTGCGATTTATTAGGATGCTATGTTTGCGTTTGCACGGGTTTAGAATACAACAAAGTATCTTGTTGGTCATAATAAATCAGCTGTGTGTTTACTCCTCCCAGTCTTTAGTTCTCAACACATTGTTTGTCTTCCCGTTCATTCTATGGGTGAACACAACACAGTCAGTGTGGTGAGAAGAGAGGGACTGTTtgtttgggagagagagggagtggaggtgtgtgtgaaTGAATGAATACAGGGTTGGGTGTCTGTGTAGTGATTTAAAGGAGAATTTAGCTCTTTTACAACCAAATCTCTATTTTCGAGTTAATGTTATGTTTTTGCGATTTcactcatttttattttatttacccaACCAACGATttcacttcctcatcctctttGTCAGTATGGGGGCTCGGGAAAAATACATGAACAGTAGGGTATAGTGTTTAGTTGTACacgtgaaattgtgtcattctgAAATGTATCCCCAACGTTATATTACATTATGTTTTGGCGACTTGAGCAATACCTCTCCGTCCAGTCTAGCAGCAGGCTACACAATGGAACAGCTGTATAGGGTAAACTGCCCGAGTCGTACAAAATGGAATGTAACGTTGCGGATAAAGTtcgaaatgacacaatttcacgtgtacaacatctaaagacctgcatcactatactgaaaGTGTTTCCGTTTCTAATAGGacgtatttgggtgtttttgttAATGTTCTTTCAGAGCCCCTGTACTGCACAACGAGGATgatagttttatttatttattttaatcaagTGAAATTACCAAAAAAGTGTCTGGACCCTTCTATGACAAAAGGAAATGTATCATTTAAGCATTGTTTGCGGATTGTGTGTCTATTGCATCAATCgtgtctgtgttgttgtatcaGGGCCTGTTTAGGATCGCAGCAGGGGCCTCTAAACTAAAGAAGCTCAAGGCTGCTCTGGACTGTTCCACCTCACAGCTGGAGGAGTTCTACTCAGACCCCCACGCTGTCGCTGGTACGGTGCTAAGCCCTACTCACGTTTTATACATGTTTCGGCAAGAGTTTTCAAGTAATATGACTGAAATGACTGTCAGACCATTCCTCACATCACTGTCCTTTCATTCCAGGAGCCCTGAAGTCTTACCTGAGAGAACTGCCAGAACCTCTGATGAGCTTCCAGCTTTACGACGAGTGGATTCAGGCGTCTAAGTAAGCCACCACACACCGTCTCGTATAGCTGTGAAAGGAAGTGTAACCAAGTAGAGCAGTAATAAAAGTAtgagaaataaaatgtaaaaaggaGTGAAATTATAGCAACCATGAAACGGGTCCGTgattgtccctctgtctctctgcccagcGTTTCAGAGCCAGACAAGCGTCTGCAGGCCCTATGGGTTGTGTGTGATCAACTACCGAAGAACAACAAAGCCAACCTAAGGTGGGTAACAGATGGACTGGTTCACACAACTTTGCTTCACAACAAAGATGTGTGTATTATGAAGATATGTTACCCTGTTTCTTAACATCTAATGTTTTGCTTTAcctgtgcctgtctctgtgtcgTAGGTATCTGGTGAAGTTCCTGTCCAAGCTGGCTCAGGACAGTGAGGTCAACAAGATGACCCCTAGCAACATCGCCATTGTACTGGGACCAAACATGCTGTGGGCCAAAACAGAGGGGTGAGAAAGGGGGGAGTTACTTACTTTTCAAActtaaaaacaaatgtttgttAGTGTTTGTTTATAACATGTCTGCTGTCCTCTGTATGCCTGCAGGACTCTAGCTGAGATGGCTGCTGCTACCTCTGTTCACGTGGTGACCATCATAGAACCTATCATACAGCACGCTGACTGGTTCTTCCCTGAGGGTATGTATATGTGACCTTTGACCGGGTCCTCAGGAGGGAGGTACTTAGTCTCCTGTGTACAGGATcatgaacaatggaaacaggaatgTCATCAGATTACTCTTTCAGTGGTATAAATCTGATTCCCAGGCTACTCAAAGATAGATCTGTTTGTTTTTAAATGGCGCCTAAAGGAATTCTGCTTGCCTGTTCTCCGCCTTTGCATAGATGTGGAGTTTAATGTATCGGGGATGTTCGCCATGCCCACCCCTCCTTCCAACCACTCGATGGAGTACGACTGTTCCACCATCGAGAGGAAGAGGCCTGGTAGCATGGTGGGGCCAGAGAACGATAACCCTCGCAAGGACAGGTAACCACCAACAGTagctagggctgttacggtgactgtattaccgccacaccggcggtcacgagtcacgaaggcagtcaaattcaacgtgaccgtttagtcacggtagtTAGGCTTCTCCGAGCTCTGATGATGctgatggggcggcagggtagcctagtggttagagcgttggactagtaaccggaaggttgcaagttcaaatccccgagctgacaaggtacaaatctgtcgttctgccactgttcctaggccgtcattgaaaataagaatttgttcttaactgacttgcctagttaaataaaggtaaaaaaaaaaaatggtcattagtagtctaccaaactggctaactgcctggtactctgcACTCTATTGTCTCTCTAATCATTCTGACATCAATACAAATGTctttgaaaatctaatcaaacacttaatgagagctcatgttgcgcaacatttcaatAGGCCATACAATTgcttgagaaaacagagtgatggcctcttaaAAGAGGAGGaacccatcagctttctataggctactatatttatttctcaactttcctaatgttAAACACATGGTTTCTCTTTACAacatggctggcatgaaaatgtaccacaggaaaagcatcctccatttgcTTTTTAAGTGCATAGCTGACATGTATTTTCCCCCGCTGCCCGTTTCAAGACGGGtgtatgataatggtccattgtaaatcaaaacaaatttcacacatttaTTAGTTACTATATGTAAAGACGAGATGAAATCAAcaataggctaatattgtcacccatcacactatcacttgtgaatgatgcccagcgcaGGCAAGAAACAATGTATACCTTCatatcatagtcgcacacctcatgtaggcCCATAGGCCTATGTTTTGGTAAGGTTTCTATCACAACTACAGAGGCCAAATAACTTAACTTTAAGCACATTATCTGCTTTATAaggagtgtagagcctaactggcatacatatgcagcacgtgagtttcaagttGGGTAAGTTCAATTTCACCATAAATGTAcctttttttaataataaaagcattacatgcataatcccATTtctggtcacttttgataatggtgttttcctgctaatggaacattcacacTTATAACCTCCTGCCGTGTGagcattgctgcgcttatgtgATGAAATAGCCTTATCTATCaatattttaagctaaacgttctgatctgctGCATCAGCCTCATTGGTTATCTTTTTTTTGattgctagtggttgtattaattagggatctatcgcatcccacaactgtcccagactgtttggaatatttatttctcttacagaataggtcaacttttgtactatgggggatagtagattgatgtAGGTTAGTGCTTTTtctgtttgttaggcctactcatcttgttggctgaaaaagtaaatgtggacagttcttcctcttccaatatcttcaatatgcgcctcaGAATTGGATAAGAACGCCtgcagttgcgtccccgatgtccgtcttcacttgtagcctgtgagaaagagcCGATCACGTGACGGAGAGCCGTGTGAGTGACAGGTGATTTGGAGTAAACGGCACGCAGGGGAAAGTGAATTATAAttgttatattcagcccaagggcacaactgccactggccacaaaaggcatggatatttttagggggcattacgaccacacaaaggggatgctgccggacaattcgaggcattatcaagtgcttgtcaaattgggAATGAGAGACTGAAGTGTATACAACCTGCGCAAAAAACacagcagagctcatgcctttcatgcaacttttcaaatcatcattagtcgtgtcatgcagccttagaatgtataaacatcatgcagccttagaatgtataaacgtatagcccaacgtttgtgtCACAACAAAAGTTACatgaataactctaaattaagcatattggAGTACCTGTTTCTTTAACTGCTCAACGCACTCCCTCAGATCGTTTGGAGAAACtataatttatattttattccATTGTATTCTTcacactataaaataatgccagatcaggacctaacttAAGGACAACTCCGAGTATGtactgaaatagactacattttgttcatatcatgtttctttagaccggtctaaaataaataatggatttattgtgaagtttagactatattacatggatttattagactttttaaaatgtagatgttccacaggtctgcatcagtggcttgtaggctgtgtgtggaagccaggagatgctaaatgtgttaattaatggtcaattaaCTAGCTCCATCCCTCTACTTTGAACTGCCATGGGGTGAAAGGTCAAAGAAGGATCCTATACCTGCCAGTGCTCTGAGCTGAGGATATGCTATTTAAATCTAAAGGATTTTCACTTGTATAACTCAACCAATAATATATTAATTTACACCTTGAATGTTTGGTTTGATTGGTAGCTCTGATGATCATACTTACATGGGGGTCTTTTTGAAGTGTATTTTTGGATGTCTTAAGTGCTATAGGCTTCTAGTTGCTTCTAGTTTATCTTTGTGACTTTAGACTACAAATCTACATAACATCCCTTTTGACTATTTGGTGTGgagtatctctctcgctctctttctctccactctctcacgctctctctctactctgggaCTTGGTGATTCTGTCCTGTCGCCCGGGTTTCTTTCTCAACGTGGCTCTgccgtctgtctgtcctctctcctctctgtagttTTGCTAACAAACTGTCGGACCATAACACCGTCCCCCGTAGAGGCAGCAACACCTTAGGTAGAAAGCAGCATGCTTCACCCGCCTTCCAGCCCCCCTTACCCCCGGTAGAGGCCCCAGGGCCTGGGCAGTTCACAGGGTGCGTGGCTGAGCTCCAGGCCCCACCGGGGGGCATGGCGTTGGAGGGCTGCCAGCCTAGCCTGGCACTGAGTATGGCTGCCCTGGTGGCAGCGCAGCAGCTTCTCGCTACTACCGCTGAGGAACTCAGGTAAGGGTGTGTGGTGCACTGGGGAGCACAGACACGCATGCCACTCCACTGCATGGGAAGGAAATACCCTTTTGCCTGCAACCTTTTGATGATCATTTGCTGATAAGTGTGTGTGCACTGTTTATGGTGATGTCACTGCTCTTCTACAAATATAAACGTTTTATGGTAATTTGAATCCTTTTTGAATGGAAAATGACTACAGAGCATAGAAAATGTTGAAGTGACCACATGGGTTTCTCACGTATTATTTTCCTAGAGTTTTTCCTCTCGCTGTCTAACTGCATTTTCCTCAAACAATTAACAAGTAATCATTATAATAACACTGTGGGTACATCTCAGTTCAGACCACTGGCTCTACAACAATGCTACAACAATGGTTGGTGTGAGCCAGCCATCCTCAGAGGGCCCTCCCCACGCCTCTGCTCTCAGGCTAGAACACATGAATCAGCAGAAATGTTGTTTGACCATTAGGTCCATTTCCGTTTCTCATTGAGCTTATGTAGTTTTTGAAGGATGAGTTTGAATCCGTTTATGAAAGGTTTCCATTCAATCTCATTTTGACTGTTCTATTGATCCATTGGACAGAATATAGAAGGTAAACCGAAGACACCACCCAGTGCAGTTAAGGACaaaaagctcacagaacaggcCTTCAATTTGATGGACATTTTCATAGCACTACGCTAAATTCTGAGTCTTGTACTTAAAATTaggacctctgtctgtctgttaagcAACCCAAAGCGTGAACCCAGTTCCACCCCGACCCTCCACCAGAGGAACGGTTCAGGTGGGGGCCACCCGGGCACAGCCAGCTCAGCCGGAGGAGGGGGAGCTGGGGGACAGctgggagtgggaggccctggggCTGGATCCATGGGGCCCAGTCCACACATGATGCGCAGAGGTGAGACATTCCTTAAAGCAATTCAGCTTAGCTTTATTAGGTTGTTTGACATTTATTTGGAGCTATATGCATAATGGTATCATGAGGACATTTTTATCAAGAACCTATTATTTTCTTTTTCATTAGTAAGCCTCTTATTACAAGGTAATTTCCACTAGCAGTTATATTGTTACATTTGACATAGATTTACAAGCATGCTACACTGGATGTGTAACTGTTGCAGAGTGTAAGACACTCGTATTCATTTGAATGAAACCTGTGTAAGCAACGCAGATCTTTAAGAGCCTGTGCTGCTTAGTGTAAAATGGCGCTCTGGTTCTATTTTTAGGAATTGAACACGCGCCTCATGCCAGAGAACACTACAGAAAGTGGCTTGGGCTCTGCTCAGCCTGGCTATAGTTAACCAGTCCAGTGTAGCAGCTGAAAACCCACTGTTTTTGTGACTCCCCAGTGTAGCTCCCCTGTTAGACGTAGACCTACAATTTCAAATAGCCTAAAATAAAGTATATGTAGACATGAGATCCTTTTTGAAGTCCACCCCTCTCCACTATCCAGGTACAAAGAAGCCGGCCCCTGCCCCTCCCAAGCCGCTCAATCCCCCTTCAGGCCAGTCCAGTAACCCTACCAACCACCATCCCTTCTCAGGCCAGGGCCAGTCCCTCAGCCCCTCTCCcagacccctctcctcctcaagcCACTCCCCTACCTCCCCCATCTCCCAGCCCCTACCACCCCCCGCCGCCAATCCAGCAACCAGCCCCCATCCAGGCCCCCAACCACCCGCCCCCACAGCCCCCACACCCTCACAGGTCAGTCCCCCGCTCCACCCTAGGGCCCTCAGCCAGCCCGCAGGAGACTACCCGGGGCGGACCAGTCTCCTCCAGACACCCCCACCCCGCCtgacacccctccaccctccaccacccTCCTGGACATACCCGGTGCCCATCCTGgcccccctctcccttccagtCAGGCTCCCTCCCCGGCCGCGCCCTGTCCCCAAACCCAGAAACAGG
This region of Oncorhynchus tshawytscha isolate Ot180627B linkage group LG25, Otsh_v2.0, whole genome shotgun sequence genomic DNA includes:
- the arhgap17a gene encoding rho GTPase-activating protein 17a isoform X2 gives rise to the protein MKKQFNRMKQLANQTVGRAEKTEVLSDDLLQIERRMEMVRVVSHNTHKRMVTCLQGHIGTDAEKRHSVPRLYTGNGQKKLPLTALSQAMVDGGSQLGEESLIGKMMEVCGEAENRLASELLQHEVQIEKDVLDPLNQLAEVDIPNILKQRKQLARLVLDYDSARARWLQATKSIISGTNTQALTAKADLLKEEVDEAMNKMELCKDQLAADMYSFFSKEGDYARYYVMLLEAQADYHRKSLTVLESVLPTIQAQQDSWTEKPAFGTGLEEHLKRSSREIALPLEACVMMLLETGMKEEGLFRIAAGASKLKKLKAALDCSTSQLEEFYSDPHAVAGALKSYLRELPEPLMSFQLYDEWIQASNVSEPDKRLQALWVVCDQLPKNNKANLRYLVKFLSKLAQDSEVNKMTPSNIAIVLGPNMLWAKTEGTLAEMAAATSVHVVTIIEPIIQHADWFFPEDVEFNVSGMFAMPTPPSNHSMEYDCSTIERKRPGSMVGPENDNPRKDSFANKLSDHNTVPRRGSNTLGRKQHASPAFQPPLPPVEAPGPGQFTGCVAELQAPPGGMALEGCQPSLALSMAALVAAQQLLATTAEELSNPKREPSSTPTLHQRNGSGGGHPGTASSAGGGGAGGQLGVGGPGAGSMGPSPHMMRRGTKKPAPAPPKPLNPPSGQSSNPTNHHPFSGQGQSLSPSPRPLSSSSHSPTSPISQPLPPPAANPATSPHPGPQPPAPTAPTPSQVSPPLHPRALSQPAGDYPGRTSLLQTPPPRLTPLHPPPPSWTYPVPILAPLSLPVRLPPRPRPVPKPRNRPNIPPPPQPPTQGNDTNGICSTAYKIMGSGAFMKDPALSLKGLTRAFIPEFAVDQQPVTAPSMTSVPQPKDSDLDTESTVL
- the arhgap17a gene encoding rho GTPase-activating protein 17a isoform X6 — encoded protein: MVDGGSQLGEESLIGKMMEVCGEAENRLASELLQHEVQIEKDVLDPLNQLAEVDIPNILKQRKQLARLVLDYDSARARWLQATKSIISGTNTQALTAKADLLKEEVDEAMNKMELCKDQLAADMYSFFSKEGDYARYYVMLLEAQADYHRKSLTVLESVLPTIQAQQDSWTEKPAFGTGLEEHLKRSSREIALPLEACVMMLLETGMKEEGLFRIAAGASKLKKLKAALDCSTSQLEEFYSDPHAVAGALKSYLRELPEPLMSFQLYDEWIQASNVSEPDKRLQALWVVCDQLPKNNKANLRYLVKFLSKLAQDSEVNKMTPSNIAIVLGPNMLWAKTEGTLAEMAAATSVHVVTIIEPIIQHADWFFPEDVEFNVSGMFAMPTPPSNHSMEYDCSTIERKRPGSMVGPENDNPRKDSFANKLSDHNTVPRRGSNTLGRKQHASPAFQPPLPPVEAPGPGQFTGCVAELQAPPGGMALEGCQPSLALSMAALVAAQQLLATTAEELSNPKREPSSTPTLHQRNGSGGGHPGTASSAGGGGAGGQLGVGGPGAGSMGPSPHMMRRGTKKPAPAPPKPLNPPSGQSSNPTNHHPFSGQGQSLSPSPRPLSSSSHSPTSPISQPLPPPAANPATSPHPGPQPPAPTAPTPSQVSPPLHPRALSQPAGDYPGRTSLLQTPPPRLTPLHPPPPSWTYPVPILAPLSLPVRLPPRPRPVPKPRNRPNIPPPPQPPTQGNDTNGICSTAYKIMGSGAFMKGLSDPALSLKGLTRAFIPEFAVDQQPVTAPSMTSVPQPKDSDLDTESTVL
- the arhgap17a gene encoding rho GTPase-activating protein 17a isoform X7, which produces MKKQFNRMKQLANQTVGRAEKTEVLSDDLLQIERRMEMVRVVSHNTHKRMVTCLQGHIGTDAEKRHSVPRLYTGNGQKKLPLTALSQAMVDGGSQLGEESLIGKMMEVCGEAENRLASELLQHEVQIEKDVLDPLNQLAEVDIPNILKQRKQLARLVLDYDSARARWLQATKSIISGTNTQALTAKADLLKEEVDEAMNKMELCKDQLAADMYSFFSKEGDYARYYVMLLEAQADYHRKSLTVLESVLPTIQAQQDSWTEKPAFGTGLEEHLKRSSREIALPLEACVMMLLETGMKEEGLFRIAAGASKLKKLKAALDCSTSQLEEFYSDPHAVAGALKSYLRELPEPLMSFQLYDEWIQASNVSEPDKRLQALWVVCDQLPKNNKANLRYLVKFLSKLAQDSEVNKMTPSNIAIVLGPNMLWAKTEGTLAEMAAATSVHVVTIIEPIIQHADWFFPEDVEFNVSGMFAMPTPPSNHSMEYDCSTIERKRPGSMVGPENDNPRKDSNPKREPSSTPTLHQRNGSGGGHPGTASSAGGGGAGGQLGVGGPGAGSMGPSPHMMRRGTKKPAPAPPKPLNPPSGQSSNPTNHHPFSGQGQSLSPSPRPLSSSSHSPTSPISQPLPPPAANPATSPHPGPQPPAPTAPTPSQVSPPLHPRALSQPAGDYPGRTSLLQTPPPRLTPLHPPPPSWTYPVPILAPLSLPVRLPPRPRPVPKPRNRPNIPPPPQPPTQGNDTNGICSTAYKIMGSGAFMKGLSDPALSLKGLTRAFIPEFAVDQQPVTAPSMTSVPQPKDSDLDTESTVL